Part of the Lolium rigidum isolate FL_2022 chromosome 6, APGP_CSIRO_Lrig_0.1, whole genome shotgun sequence genome, AAGCTGCGCCGCGCGCCGGCGGCAAGCTGTCGGCCGACCGAGCGGCAGCAcagaaggagaagacgaccaccgACGGGGCACTTGGCTGGTCAGATGCGCGCGTCAGTCGCCGGCCACCAGTCGGTGTAATGCAACGCCCGTCGGAATTTATGCTCCCCACATGCATCGATCGAGTCCATCCACATACGGTGCACCTGCAGCTCCGAGATCTCAACGTCACTGCGGCCGCGATCCCCAAAGTTGATTCTCGTAGTACGGCGCCACGACCATAATCGATGCGTGCATGCATGGGGGCGCGGGTCCAGTCAAAAGCTCACGCTGTTCAAAGAAGCTGCTCCGAAGCAAGCAGAGCAGACTCCCCGCGCGCGCGCTTTCTTATAAGTCGTTTCCCCAACAACTCCTCTGTTCGATCCCCACGAGTCTTCGACCGATCAGAGAGAGCCCTTTGGTGGATTCCTTCACAGCTGTTTGGCGATCCGCGGCGCGATCCGTCTCTCAATTTTGGCGTTCCAGCTGATTCCATTCcaccggaggaggaagacgccGCGCGCGCGATACAATTTCGGCCCAACCTACAAGATGGAGAGGAGAGCGACGAGGGGAAGCACAGCCCACCACAGGCGAATGCGGACGGCGCCTGCGCCGGCGCTGGAGGAGCAGAAGCAGCAGCGCAGCGGGGGCCTAAACTGCCagagaacgccgccgccgccgggctgcTTCACCATCCAGCTTGTCATCGTGTTCCTCTGGGTGGCCGCCTCGCTCGCCTTCCTGCCGCTCGTGCTGCCGCCGCTGCCCCCGCCACCGCTCTCGCTGCTGCTCCTGCCCGTCTGCCtgctcgccgtcctcgccgcgcTAGCGTTCGTTCCGCTCGACGCCCACAACAACGTCGTCGGCTCCTCTTGTTTGTAGAAGAAGAGAGACTCTGCATTTTCCCCATTCATAGCTTTTATCTGTTCCTAGTCTTCTAGATCTAGCGTATAGCGGTATAGATACACATTGTATAGTTTTTAAATTATTAGATTGATTAATTGAGGGCCCTTTGTTGGTTTCGATATTGGTCAGAGACGACCTGAATTCCAACAGTACGTCATTTTCTCTCACAAATTTACATGCTTATTATCAAAGCGAATTTAGAAACCATTTTGCATAAAAATATAAAAGAGAATGATTGCAATATATGTACATCAAGATGCTATATAATTATATAATGAACTCCTGGATTGACGATGATTGATGTATCTATTAGTATTACCTAGTCATGAAAATGCGCAAGTACTCTCCTAGTTGTGTCATTATTTAAAGATCTTCTATAACTAATATGACCCTTATTTATTTTATGGAAATTGTAATAAACATCATGAGGGTGTAGTAATCCGCTACAATATTATGACCATAAGCGGACCCAGGAAAATTTTGAAGCCTGGGCAAATAAGTCTAGGATGCTAATTTTGTATCAAATACATATGAAATATGGGCAAAAATAAGCCTGCCGGCTGGCCGGAAGCCTGGGCGGCTGCCCGGGCAATAGGGATGCTAGGTACGCCTATGATTATGACCCACATTCAGCTTGTGCTCCGCCACTATACTCAAACTTTTTCTCGGTGAAACTAGCCTCAGATTCATTACGAAGATCCATCTTCAGGCTATGATCATAGCTTAagttctaaaccctaaactcaaTATTTGAAAGTCTTGTCTTTTCATCAAGCTTATTTTTGATGATCCGTGGGATAATGAACCTATAAAATACACTCATAATCTCTATGCTTTAATATTTCGGACGTAATCTAGTGTTGTCCGTGCATGTGCTCGCACACATTTTACTAAGCTATACACACCAAATTAAGGCATGTTTGGTGTCATGGTGTATTATGGTAATTTCTTTGAATTAAACCTTTTTATGtgttttgtgtttggccatgtgatGTTGGTATAGAAATGAGTTGCCTTGCTAATCGAGAACTATAAGAAAAGTATCCATCGCACTGCATCTGTGCTTTTCTGTTCTTCTATAATATGGTTAATTACTACAATATGGTTTGCCAAACAAGGATAGTTCCTTTAAACTACTTGTGCACAACAGTTTTACAAAATAAGGCCAGCATATAAACCACTGAACAAAATTAACTGAGCTCGAGAGGATATAATTTCATTGAATTATTACATATGTTctaaaatataagatattttaGTAGGCTATTTTAGCGTACCAAAGCATTTTATATTTTGAAACGGATGCATTAGAATATACTTCCTCAATCTGCGAATAAGTGTACTTGTAGCATTTGTCTGAAATCAAATTTATTAATATTGGATCAACTTTAAAAAAATAGCAGAATTTATGACACAAAATTAGTACTTATTAAAATTTGTCTAACTTTTAAAAGTATCAGAATTTATGACACCGAATCAGTATCACCAGATATGTAATAAAATGTAGTTTCATAATATATCAATTTGATGATACATGTTGCTTGTTTATAAAAGGTTTATcaaatttgaagttatttaatTTAGAACAAAAGTCAAAAGGTACACTTATTTGGGAAGATAGGTCGCCGCGGCCATGGGGCCACCACCACCGAGCGGAGGAGCTCCACCTCCATTGTCGACGCACTAAGATCGTCGCTGGAAGGCCGCAACATTGCACCACCGCTGACGCTCGATGCCATCACCCGCACCGTCGGGAGAGGGAGGTCATCGCCCGTGGAGAAATCTTCGGCGCCGCCGGCACCACGCGGGGTTTGCCCTGCAGTGTCTCCCAATAGCTgtgagaggaggaggagcaggaggaggaggaggaggagggatggtGAGGACTGAGGACTACAGcagccggcggctagggttagaaaGGAGCACATTGGTATTTATAGGAAGATTTTTTGGATGGTCATGGGCACCACATTTGCCACTTTATCCAAAATCCCGATTGAAGGATCGCTGATGTTCAAGAATAAAACAGTGCAAGTGAAATTTCTTCAAAATAATTGGTGGAGATTTCTTGGAGCCTACTTTTATAAAACAAATGTATTTGGACTTACCAAAATCTTGAGATTTCTTCACAAGTACGTAAGCATACTTACTACATGcgtgtattattttatttttaatgtttactATGTATATATTTCATCATATCATAAGTTACCACCACTGTTTTTCATGATTTGTGTGATTTTTCATGAAATCCGTCTTTTTTAGTTTATCAGAAGTCCGGAAAAAAAGTAGTTTgttttttaaaacaaaaaatattGAAATAAATTTTCAAACAATGAAGCGTTATACTAAGATCTAAATCTTAATCTAGCAATTTAATAATCTTAATAAAAATTGTGGTTCACAGAATTTATTAAATAGCAAATCCGAGTATGTTGGTAGAACTACTTCGCCAGCAGACGATGTGCCACCATAAATTACAACAAATGCTTATCATATATTTATACTCAATTTCTTTACTTGTTTGTAACTTTTTTCGTACATATGCACTTTAATCTGGTATACATTTAGATGAAATTTTAAAACAATAACAATACAACAGTGATGTCAAGAATACATTGTTCTTTGTTATACAACTTTAATGACTTATTTAAAATTGTAGttacgttgaaccaaggtttgctGTGTTAAATTACATTAATTGATTCcatgtttttttttcaatttaaAACCTTGATTGAATTAAAGCTCTCTAAATCCGAGAAGAATAAAATCACATGCCCTTATGGATTGAATTTGACACTTAGATATATTATAGGGTATATGTATTTCTCCTCGTGTACTTGTAATATCGAATATCGCGCCGAGAGTTCTAAATGCATAGAATAGAAAATATCTTGGTAGAGGTCTTCTGATTTTTATGATTAAAAATTCTAGATTGTATTAGGTCTGTACATTTGTTTTGTCCTTGAATCATTGTCATAGGTAGTTTTGTGATTATTCCgtgataaaaaaaaattctctgATATTTCTTCGGGTTCAATAATTAGTTAGCAACACAAGACTACTCTCTACTTTATTGAAATAACCTAAGTCATAATGCACAATATTATTCCTTGATCTAATATGCAGTCTACATAACTAAGAACCTCAACCCCGAACATAGAAGTGGTATGAAAACTCGCGCCTCTAACCCTCATCACTAACAATAGCTACCATAACTTATGGATTCATGTTTTTGTTGGTTTTGGAAACAAGATGGCTGCAAGTACGGATCAATTAAACCCACAGATCTTAGCTGCAAGCACATATCTCTAACTTTGGATTTATCATTCTTCCCAATCATTCTATCAGGTTAACCAGTGATGTCCACAAGGAGGATCGCTGAAATCTTCGTTGGGGAGTATTAGATCAAATTTATAGTTTGACACGATAGGAGCACAAGAATACCAATTAGCTATCAATCGAGATatcactctcaaccacacatgTTTCACTCGTTATGACGCTCTGGATCGCGAAAAGTTTCGTGTTGCTGGAATACATAGTTTTTAGGTATATGTAGAAGTCTCATCGAAGGAGAGGCTGAGGGGCACCACATGGGCCAAGATGGCCCCCATGGCGCAGCCATAGGGTGGGTCCGCACCAGGGACCCTATTTGATGTCATGGTGGCTTTCTGGTGAACTTCTGCCTCATCTTCCTTCTTTCGCATAAAAACTTCTCTCGTATCTTTGCCTCATATTCCTTCGTTTGTTTTCCACGAAAAAAGACATAATGGGGATTTTGCTAAAAACATCATTAGTAATGAAGTTGTATTCCAAGTTAAGGTTCGATTTGGGGCAAAACTACAAGCAAAGTACTAGAAAAAAGAGATGCATTTTGGATTTATCAATATGTTAGATCAATCTAACTCAATAAGTTCTTCAaagttgagaaccaacctgtggttggatggttaggagggtagtggcacccccagcccaccagagttcaaatcccggatttgacactttggtgtctcataaaggcggaatattcttcagtgggaggcgatgttcccgtcgacagcgaggcgcatgtggtgacttcgtcaatctcaagacttgTCAGATCAGATCTTCGAtgcagtctctcggaggtgctcataggggtagggtgtgcgtgcgttcataggggtgagtgtgtgcgcgtcttTGATTGTATTCTGTTTCGCAAAAATAAGTTCTTCAAAGTTCCACACTACTTAGCTATATTTGAGAGGTGCCATTTGTGTTCTCCGGCTTTCATAGCTCGTTTACATGAGAGACTTTGAATCATAGTAGCCATATCCAAAATGCCCAAACCACCCTAATCTTAAGGTACACATACTAATAACTAGTTAACCAAATGATACTTCTTGTCGTCTACTTgtcttctaatttttttttttttctgcggTGAAAGACACAGATATTACATCGAGCAAGTTACAAAGAGGCCCTcagaagaaacaaaaaaattaCAGCCCAGCCCCTGAGCAACTCGACCACGCCGGAGACGATCATTcttttatttgtgccttttggatgTTCTAGGAAGAAAACATACATAAAGTCACAGTACCGAGATGTGCATTTACCAATGTAGGATTGTCACCAATTGGCAACACGTTCCCTTTCCACGATAGGACaccattgggttttggcaagcatCCGCACACAAATGGGAATCCCGGTATATGTGAAGGGAATGAGTCGGTGGAGAAAGTGAAATTTTAAGTatattgttgggccttctccagtaTAGAACATGTTACTTTGATGAATATTAAATTGTTTAAGAAGACATAACAAGGCAATTCCTTGAACTGATCAAATAATGTTTTAGAAGCAAGATATTACCGTTGGAATCATCAGTTAGACGTAGATTTTGCTTTGTCGATGAGCATTGATAGAGGCCAACAACACGGAAAGTATTTTGGCTCCCGAGCATATTTAGAAGTcccaattttattttgaaaatagttATGGCCTTTGTCAATGACATATCCCATAGGCATGCAAGTTCTTGACCTGACATTATTTTTTATTATGAGCTAGACAAAAAGTAACAAAATGTACATACTCTGATCTAcattttttgtcatttttatgtatcTCAGAAGACAAATTTTTTGAATTCTATATTTTTCACATTTATGGGATACATCATTGGCTATATCAGGATTGTTTTAAGATTTTTTGAAACTCATAAATATGATTTCGGTTTTTTTTTAAAGACGGGATCAATGgttctcatgtgcaccaaatctccacCCCCAACAACAGTACTGTTAAACAACAAAGGGATTGATGAGTTTATCGTATGGTTTAttgaaataaaatttgaaaaagCACACCTAGCTTGACAGCTTCATATGATGGATTTCATGGACAGTCTCATGTAGTATCGCAATGTCCTCCATGATGTGGATGTCCTTAATATATACTAGATGTTTTCTGAGTGGGTACCACCATCTTACGTATTATCATACCTAGTATGTTCGCCAACACCTTTGTTAGTATTTGAACTAAGTTCCAGCAAACAGATAGACCTAAATTTTGAACTTGTTCTGCACCAGGCATGCAAAATATATAAGTAAGTCTCAGAAAAACTGCCATACACGCTTGAAAATGCGTAAAGGCTGACGTCGCCAATCATACTCTTACGGATCGATGTTCAAGCACCACGATTATCACATGCTGCCTCGTCAACTAGACTAATGGACCAGTGACCAGAAGTAGCAAAGCGACAGGGACGAGGCAGGACATACTGTGCCGTACGGACGATGTGTCCCAGGGCGTGTTCTACAGAGGACGAACACTGAACCCGCGCCGCGCGCCGGCGGCAAGCTGTCGGCCGACCGAGCGGCAGCACCGAAGGGGAGGACGACCACCGACGGGGAACTTGGCCGGTCACATGCGTCGCCCTTTGGCCATCGCCAGTCGTAGTAATGCAACGCCCGTCGGAATTTATGCTCCCCACATGCATCGATCGAGTCCATCCTCATACGGTGCACCTGCAGCTCCGAGATCTCAACGTCACCGCGGCCGCGATCCCCAAAGTTGATTCTCGTAGTACGGCGCCACGACCATATCGATGCGTGCAGCGTGCATGGGGCGCGGGTCCAGTCAAAAGCTCACGCTGTTCAAAGAACCTGCTCCGAAGCAACGCTGCGCGCGCTTTCTTATAAGTCGTTCGCCCAACAACCATCTCCCGGCCGCCCTTCCAGCAAGCTAGCTTGTTGCAGCATCCTGCTTCTTCGGTCCACTGCTTCAGGCTAGGACTCCTCTGTTCGATCCCCTCGAGTCTTCAACCGATCAAATCGGGCACTTTTACAGCTGCTTGGCGATCAGCGGCTCAATAATCTGTCTCTCAATTTCAGCATTCCTGATCCCATTCCACCGGAGGAACAAGACGGGCGATACAATTCCggcccaatctagaagatggagaGGAGAGCGACGAGGGGAAGCACAGCCCACCACAGGCGAATGCGGACGGCGCCTGCGCCGGCGCTGGAGGAGCAGAAGCAGGAGCGCAGCGGGGGCCTAAACTGCCAGAGAACGCCGCCGGCGCCGGGCTGCTTCACCATCCAGCTTGTCATCGTATTCCTCTGGGCGGCCGCCTCGCTCGCCATCCTGCCGCTCGTGCTGCCGCCGCTGCCCCCGCCGCCGCTCTCGCTGCTGCTCGTGCCCGTCTGCCtgctcgccgtcctcgccgcgcTCGCGTTCGTGCCGCTCGACGCCCACAGCAACGTCGTCGGCTCCTCTTGTTTGTAAAAGAGAGATTCTGCATTTCCCCACTTCATATCATGCATTTAGATCTAGCGTATAGTACACATTGATTGTATAGTATTCTCTTTTAACATTAGATTGATCAATCGAGGGCTCATTTTTGGTTTTGCTATTGTTCAGAGACGACATATCACCTGAATTCCAACAGTACGTCATTTGATCTCACAAGTTTGTATGCTTATCGAAGTGAATTCAGAAATCATTCGcataaaaaaaatttaaaaaatgattGCAGCATATGTACATCAACATGATATATAAAATCGTGGATTGACGATGACAGATATCTACAGCCTCCGCTCCATAAAAAAGGCCGTATATttttgaaaacaaaaataaaaagaaagcgtATGAATTTATTCATAAGACAAACCATGTAAAAATTGaccaaaagttttgaaaaatatcAACCTCTATAATGTCAAACCAATCTTATTAGATACGTTATTACAAATGTTTCATATTATATATGtataatattatatttgttgaaagACTAAACTAAAAGTCTGATGAAACTTTACTTTGTTGGACTTTTGACACAAAAAATACTCCTTGTTTTATGGATGGAGGCCGCTCTCCGAGTTGTGTTATTATTTAAAGAGTGAATTTCACTATTTACTCTCTAGTAATGCATTTGTGACGCATATTACCTCATTTCGTGGAACTTTTACCAAAATATCACATTTAGAATACTCTAAACATGGTTTAACCCCAATTTAACATTTTCTTGTTATTTTTAGATAGTATAGGCATGATACGTCGATGTGGAGCGATAAAATAGTAAATATTGGAGGGCCTCATGGAAGATACTCTCCAAACTTCATTAATCCATATGTTTCATTCCTCACTATCGTCATGATATTTTTGGACCCCTATCATCACCTAACACCTTATCCAATGGACACACATTAGAAAACAAGGGCATGGAGCTTTTAAAAGGGGTAATCACACGGATTTTCACTCGgggggtaattagtgtcacaaatgcatAACTAGAGGATTAAAAATGAAATTCACCCTTATTGAAAAAGCTTATTTATTGCACATTGTAATAAAAATTATCTAGATGGAATCCGCAACAATGCTATCACCTACATCTTCGTATGTTCTCCACCACTATATTCGAACTCCTTGGGGAATCTAGGGGTCGGATTCATTAGGAAGATTCATCTTCAAGCTAGGACCATATCCTAAGTCCTAAATCCTAAACTCAATCTTCGGAAGTTAAGAAGTTTCATCTTCAGCGAGTCTATTTTTGATGATATGTGGGAACATGCACCTATACACTTGTTCATAGTCTCTATGCTTTAACAGTTTGGAGGTAACCCTGTGTTGTCCACGCATCTGTTCTCACACATTTTACCAAGCTATATGCACCAAATTAATTAAGGAATGTTTGGTGTCATGGTGTATTTGCCCATCTGATATTGGTATAGAAATGAGTTTCCTTGCTAATCAATATGTCAACGGCTTGCATCCACATGCATCAACAACGACAAGGTAGCTACCATGCCTACCAAGGTGCGGCCCAACAGGAGTACTCACACTTCTCtggtataagattgttatggattGCTTGCCGTGTGATTTTTGGGGCCCTAAAGGTGGAACCATGTCTCGAGTTGAGCTCATACTttctaacatgtatatctcaagaaTTTAAGCCGATGCACACCTCGCAAAAGGAAAAAAGTAGCTCTCAATGTGGTCTCTCGTTGAAAAGACACATTCAAGTTGAATAAATATTTTTTTCTCCATTTAGAGGGAGCAAGTCCTCAAACAGGTATAGCTAAACTAAACAAGAAATTGCCCTCTAACAGCTTGAGTCTCTAATGGCTAGCAATGGCAACAAGCCTTGCATATCAAATCTGCTTTATCATGGGAATTTATTATTCCCATAGAGGTGGCTCTGTTCAGGTGCAAGGGGCAACATGAATGCCCAATATTCGATGTGTGTGGGAGTTTCCCCACAATAATAACACAAACAAAGGTAAACATGTTGAGCATACATCTGAGACTGGTTTTATGTATGTCTGGATATCGGATATTCGGCATCAATCAACAGTATAGGTACAACTAGCACTATGCCCGCGCTTTGCTGCGTGCCCAAAAAATAAATAGTTGAGAAAATATTGATACGGTATGCGTTGCACCAAGACCTCATGGCCACACCGAGCTTGGCGATGTACCAACTCGACGAGGCTGAAGCTATCATGGAGGTCAGCACTCCACCTGACACGAGGCTTGGGGTCCATCGTCAGCATTAGGATCGGTGCTCCACTGGAGTGCGGCGCCTCTATGGCCTAGAGCCATTTGAGCGGTGGGACATCAAGCTATGGGTGGACATCATCTGCCTGCCCTCGTTGGCTCTCTCGATGCTAGATGTCCACGTCAACTCCCTCGTGGGGGAAATGCAGCACCGCGCCATGCACGACTTCGCACCGCACCAAGACACGTTGATGTGCCACCACCTCGGCGAGTTCCTTGTGGCTACCAGTGGATCGAGATGGGAAAGGGGTCGGGATCGCTTTCGACTTCGATTTCTCCTCCCTCTCCGGCTCCGACCGCCAGCCCCAGGGAAAGAAACGTACGGGCATTAAAGATATCTGCATTTAAATTCAATCATTGTATGCTTTTAAATTATGATAATTACCTAGTCTAATTTAATATTTAAATTTTTAGAAAATCCTAAATAGGAAAATAGTAAAATTTGATCTCAATTTAATTAAGAACTTTTAAGGTACTTCATGAGCTAATCTTTTTTTGCCCGTAGACAGTGCAGCTAGCCAAGCAGTCAATCACGTGGCTTAGTGGGCTAGCTATTCCTTGCATCAATCGCGCGTGAAAAGTGAAAAAtcacggccccaaaaaatttgagGTAGCATCCTGTCCGTGACTCCGTGGCCGTGGCAAACAAATAATACCACCTCGCTAACACGATTAGAGAGATGGCTCGTGGGATTTCGTTAGCTGGTTTTCCTTGCTCCAGCCGGTTTTTCTTGCACGGGACACAGGAGTGCTCGATGGCCCTGGTTTTTCTACGTGTTTCGCAAGATTGCTAGGGGTGAGGGAACGGTTTTCTTGACGTACAAAATTTAACAGACGGGCACCATCGTTTTTTCTTGACGTACCACCGCTTTTTTTAACGTACGACCACCACCTATTGCAAACTAATAGTTAAGATATCTGTATGTCTCCACCAACTATTAAATACTCACCGGAATTGGTAACCTGGTGTTTGATTTTCCACTCTATGAAGAAGTGAAGCATGCCAGCACGATGACCCCCACATATATGTAGACTAGCATTTTCACACCCTTGGTACTTTGGTAGAGTTCTATCGGGGCGTCCTCCCTTGACTGGTGGCTCAAATTGGGTTTAATTTTCTAACAGTAAATACTCAGATCCGAAAATTTTGCTGCAGATAATATAGGAACGGATGTTCTTTACCTTGATCAGTTTTCGTTTTTATTGTTCCTGATCTGCAACGAAGAAAGGCGGCTCTTATTTTTTTCTGGAATGAGCACAGGGTACCACTACTAGAGAAAGGCTTACCACCGGCGAcctgaaaaggcttaccgccggcaccttcgaattcgccggcgatcacctcgccggtggtaagcacttaccgccggcgttctCAAATTCGCCAGTGGTAACTGgccattaccgccggcgttttcccTACTCTCATAGTCATTCGCCAGCGGTATCAGTTTtggcaaataaaaaaaaacatggcGAGCTGCGCATCTGCAGCGCCAGGCTGTGTAAAAGTTTACATCAAGGACcctgaaaagaaaaacaaaagcaatcaagtccatcTCCTGGCTCCCGATCTGGATCCCGTCGCCGCACGCCACCGTCCcgctctacgacgacgacggccatCTCCTTCACGGGTCCCACCGGAGTCAATCGCTGGTGGTTGACGACGGCGGCCTGGCGtcggcggcgagcggagcggccgCTCCCGGCAAAGCCTGGACGCGCGACCAGGCGCGTTGGACGCGGGCCGACGCGGCGAGTCGAGGTTGGCGGCGCCGCACGAAGGAGGTCGCTGGAGCAGCCGTGCCGGCGAGCAGCGCGGCAGCCGGGCACGGGTGCGCGATGCTAGGGTGAACCAGAGGGGGAGGGGAAGCTCGTAGGGGCGCAGGGGCGCAGGGGAACCGGCAGCTCACCGGGATCCCGAGGAGCAGCTCAGAGAGGCCGGAGGGCGTCGCGGCGGCCACGGCGAGCTCGGCCGGCCGCGGAGAAGAAGGAGGCGATGGCGGCGATTCCGGGCGCTCCCGCtcgattccttcgacggggaggtcgaggacgacgaggcggagccGGTGGGACGCGCGGCGGGGCTCGAGGATGCCGGTAGCGGCGGGGCACAGCGGCGGCCGGAGCTAGGCTAGGGTTTCGCGCGCGCAGAACTGGGGGAAGAGAAAAGGAGAGTGAGGGCGCGTGAGAgcatag contains:
- the LOC124660245 gene encoding ARGOS-like protein gives rise to the protein MERRATRGSTAHHRRMRTAPAPALEEQKQQRSGGLNCQRTPPPPGCFTIQLVIVFLWVAASLAFLPLVLPPLPPPPLSLLLLPVCLLAVLAALAFVPLDAHNNVVGSSCL
- the LOC124666490 gene encoding ARGOS-like protein; the encoded protein is MERRATRGSTAHHRRMRTAPAPALEEQKQERSGGLNCQRTPPAPGCFTIQLVIVFLWAAASLAILPLVLPPLPPPPLSLLLVPVCLLAVLAALAFVPLDAHSNVVGSSCL